One Bradyrhizobium zhanjiangense DNA segment encodes these proteins:
- a CDS encoding cytochrome P450, with protein sequence MSTAPRIDIDPDTFWADPYPMLAEMRKKAPIAFVPQLGSTLLTSRDDISISEKQIDVFSSHQPAGLMNRLMGHNMMRKDGEAHQVERRAMFPTVSPKTVKAHWTAQFQAHADRIIDAIEPGRIDFMRDFALPFSGECLKSITGLTNIGFQDMDAWSQGMIEGIANYAGDPAVEARCHAATSGIDAAIDDILPVMRKNPDQSILGVLLASGMPMESVRANVKLAISGGQNEPRKAIAGTVWALLTHPDQLDLVRRGEVSWLQAFEEYARWISPIGMSPRRIARPWSIRDVSFELDERVFLMFGSANRDEKHFERADQFDVRRDTSKSVAFGAGPHFCAGAWASRAMIADVALPTVFARVKQLEIADDEPVRIGGWAFRGLLNLPMRWN encoded by the coding sequence TTGAGCACCGCGCCGCGCATCGACATCGACCCTGATACATTCTGGGCCGATCCCTATCCGATGCTCGCGGAAATGCGCAAGAAGGCGCCGATCGCCTTCGTGCCGCAGCTCGGCTCGACGCTGCTGACGAGCCGCGACGACATCTCGATCTCCGAGAAGCAGATCGACGTGTTCTCCTCGCACCAGCCGGCGGGCCTGATGAACCGGCTGATGGGCCACAACATGATGCGCAAGGACGGCGAGGCGCATCAGGTCGAGCGCCGCGCGATGTTTCCGACGGTGTCGCCGAAGACGGTGAAGGCGCACTGGACGGCGCAGTTCCAGGCCCATGCCGACCGCATCATCGACGCGATCGAACCCGGGCGCATCGATTTCATGCGCGACTTCGCCTTGCCGTTCTCCGGCGAATGTCTGAAGTCGATCACCGGCCTCACCAATATCGGTTTCCAGGACATGGATGCGTGGTCGCAGGGCATGATCGAGGGCATCGCCAACTATGCCGGCGATCCCGCGGTCGAGGCGCGCTGCCATGCCGCGACGTCAGGCATCGACGCCGCGATCGACGACATCCTGCCGGTCATGCGCAAAAATCCCGACCAGAGCATCCTCGGCGTGCTCCTCGCCTCCGGCATGCCCATGGAGAGCGTGCGCGCCAACGTCAAGCTCGCGATCTCAGGCGGCCAGAACGAGCCGCGCAAGGCCATCGCCGGCACGGTCTGGGCGCTGCTCACCCATCCCGACCAGCTCGATCTCGTGCGCAGGGGCGAGGTGTCCTGGCTCCAGGCCTTCGAGGAATACGCCCGCTGGATCTCGCCGATCGGCATGTCGCCGCGCCGCATCGCAAGACCTTGGAGCATCCGCGACGTCTCATTCGAGCTCGATGAGCGCGTGTTCCTGATGTTCGGCTCGGCCAATCGCGACGAGAAGCATTTTGAGCGTGCCGACCAGTTTGACGTGAGACGAGACACGTCGAAGAGCGTCGCCTTTGGCGCCGGCCCGCATTTCTGCGCCGGCGCCTGGGCTTCCCGCGCCATGATCGCCGACGTCGCGCTGCCGACCGTGTTCGCGCGCGTCAAGCAGCTCGAGATCGCTGACGACGAGCCGGTGCGGATCGGCGGCTGGGCGTTCAGGGGGCTGCTCAATCTGCCGATGAGGTGGAATTAG
- a CDS encoding L,D-transpeptidase, whose protein sequence is MGKRAKRGKAETLAIPMVARVAIGAVAIAVVGYSLLSRPTSVQPIRKPAAQQAQASSTPVYVATPVRAAAAAPAPAPAPIPAPAPLVEPPKAADGPGAFVRQVVDYASHQTPGTVIIDTGNTFLYFVLNDRQAMRYGIGVGREGFTWSGEQTVARKAEWPDWHPPAEMVSRQPYLPRFMAGGPGNPLGARAMYLGETEYRIHGTNKPDTIGKRVSSGCIRLTNEDVVDLYERVKVGAKVIVLPAIAARRPSQGAPLDAASRSPDPASPPNRPSATNAQMPSSGPKIAEAQ, encoded by the coding sequence ATGGGTAAGCGGGCGAAACGTGGAAAGGCAGAGACGCTCGCGATACCAATGGTCGCGAGAGTCGCGATTGGCGCCGTGGCCATCGCCGTAGTGGGGTACAGTTTGCTGTCTCGCCCGACGAGCGTGCAACCGATCCGAAAACCGGCCGCGCAACAAGCCCAGGCGTCGTCAACTCCGGTTTACGTGGCAACTCCAGTTCGCGCAGCGGCGGCAGCGCCGGCTCCTGCTCCGGCTCCGATTCCGGCTCCGGCGCCTCTGGTCGAACCACCAAAAGCCGCTGACGGTCCCGGAGCATTTGTCCGGCAGGTGGTTGACTACGCCAGCCATCAGACGCCGGGCACCGTGATCATCGATACCGGAAACACTTTCCTTTATTTCGTTCTGAACGACAGGCAGGCGATGCGCTACGGCATCGGTGTCGGCCGCGAAGGTTTCACATGGTCCGGTGAACAGACTGTGGCCCGCAAAGCAGAATGGCCGGATTGGCATCCGCCTGCGGAGATGGTCTCGCGTCAGCCTTATCTGCCGAGGTTCATGGCAGGCGGTCCCGGCAACCCGCTCGGCGCGCGGGCGATGTATCTCGGCGAGACCGAATATAGAATTCACGGCACCAACAAGCCCGATACGATCGGGAAGCGGGTTTCGTCCGGCTGTATCCGGCTGACCAATGAGGACGTCGTGGACCTTTATGAGCGGGTGAAGGTCGGGGCGAAAGTGATCGTGCTTCCGGCAATCGCTGCCCGTCGACCATCCCAGGGAGCGCCGCTAGACGCCGCTTCCCGATCGCCGGACCCGGCATCGCCGCCGAACCGGCCCTCGGCAACTAACGCGCAGATGCCGTCATCTGGACCGAAGATCGCCGAGGCCCAGTAA
- a CDS encoding helix-turn-helix transcriptional regulator, with protein sequence MRSHAVPAHSVGGDVTSTVLAIGRSDFPNVLIDTLRRQADVGHCMVFALSRAGAARCLLDAGNIPIGGDLGAAYAGHFHESDPNRDTLFERESGAPIMLPAFAPRMYGARYRKIFFQDSGIVDKCATAIWVDDTCFYVNFYRITAQGRFSATQRERLWAIAPAIGASVARHFQQTATPDQSLAALFATRAPLAGLTPREQEVCRHILAGYSSEAISKGLGISLHSILTYRKRAYERLGISSQNELFAIVLRLLAGPRSLN encoded by the coding sequence ATGCGGTCTCACGCGGTACCTGCACATTCAGTGGGTGGCGATGTCACGTCGACGGTGCTCGCCATCGGCCGCTCCGATTTTCCAAATGTGCTGATCGACACTCTGCGGCGGCAGGCCGATGTCGGCCATTGCATGGTGTTCGCGTTGAGCCGCGCCGGCGCTGCGCGCTGCCTGCTCGATGCCGGCAACATCCCCATCGGCGGTGATCTCGGTGCCGCCTATGCCGGACATTTCCACGAATCCGATCCCAACCGGGATACGCTGTTCGAACGCGAGAGCGGCGCGCCGATCATGCTGCCCGCGTTCGCGCCGCGCATGTATGGGGCGCGCTACCGGAAAATCTTCTTCCAGGATTCCGGCATCGTCGACAAATGCGCGACCGCGATCTGGGTCGATGACACCTGCTTCTACGTGAATTTCTACCGCATCACCGCGCAAGGCCGATTCAGCGCCACGCAGCGCGAGCGGCTTTGGGCGATTGCACCGGCGATCGGCGCGAGCGTCGCGCGTCATTTTCAGCAGACCGCAACGCCCGATCAGTCTTTAGCTGCCTTGTTCGCGACGCGCGCGCCGCTTGCCGGGCTCACCCCGCGCGAGCAGGAGGTCTGCCGGCACATCCTCGCAGGCTACAGCTCCGAGGCGATCTCGAAAGGGCTCGGCATCAGCCTGCATTCGATCCTGACCTATCGCAAGCGCGCCTATGAGCGGCTCGGCATCTCCTCGCAGAATGAATTGTTCGCGATCGTGCTGCGCCTGCTTGCGGGTCCCCGCAGCCTGAACTGA
- a CDS encoding IS1182 family transposase: protein MRRFVEEADRGQRTLLPECLDDFIDENNPVRAIDEFVDALDLAEMCFGGVAPAATGRPSYHPSVLLKLYIYGYLNRVQSSRRLEREAGRNIEVMWLLGRLAPDHKTIADFRKDNSVGLRKVCVRFVELCRGMGLLTTASVAIDGSKFKAVNNRDRNFTRAKVERRRAQLEESVARYLSQLDTADRQQPSEALAAKVTRLTEKLTKLKGEMGKLAAYEKQMLASPDQQISLTDPDSRSMATSGRGSGVVGYNVQVAVDTDNHLIIAHEVTNSGSDRAQLANMARQAKAVLKAETLEAVADRGYFSSPEILACHEAGITVTLPKPMTSGAKSDGRFGKQDFVYLPEEDAYRCPAGERLPYRYTNEEADKMLRRYWTSACKNCSIKPQCTPGSERRITRWEHEDLLDAVQQRLDANPLAMRLRRETVEHPFGTMKARMGATHFLTKTLPKVAAEMALSVLAYNLTRAMNILGIRPLIAAIAA, encoded by the coding sequence ATGAGGCGCTTCGTTGAAGAGGCGGATCGTGGGCAGCGGACGCTGTTGCCTGAATGCCTCGATGATTTCATTGACGAGAACAACCCTGTTCGCGCGATCGACGAGTTTGTCGATGCGCTTGATCTGGCCGAGATGTGCTTCGGCGGAGTTGCGCCGGCGGCGACTGGCCGGCCGTCGTATCACCCCTCGGTTCTCCTGAAGCTTTACATCTACGGCTATCTGAACCGGGTACAGTCAAGCCGGCGGCTGGAACGAGAGGCTGGACGGAACATCGAGGTGATGTGGCTGCTGGGTCGGCTTGCTCCTGATCACAAGACGATCGCGGACTTCCGCAAGGACAACAGCGTCGGGCTGCGTAAGGTCTGTGTGCGTTTTGTCGAGCTCTGCCGCGGGATGGGTCTTCTCACGACGGCGAGCGTCGCCATCGATGGGAGCAAGTTCAAGGCCGTGAACAACCGGGACAGGAACTTCACGCGCGCGAAGGTGGAGCGGCGGCGTGCTCAGTTGGAGGAGAGCGTCGCGCGCTATTTGAGCCAACTTGACACGGCCGACCGACAGCAGCCGAGCGAGGCGCTGGCGGCGAAGGTGACGAGGCTTACCGAGAAGCTGACGAAGCTGAAGGGGGAGATGGGCAAGCTTGCTGCCTATGAGAAGCAGATGCTTGCTTCGCCGGATCAGCAAATCTCCCTGACCGATCCGGATAGCCGTTCGATGGCAACCAGTGGCCGCGGATCCGGCGTTGTCGGCTACAATGTCCAAGTCGCCGTCGATACCGACAATCACCTGATCATCGCGCATGAGGTGACGAACAGCGGCTCAGATCGGGCACAACTTGCCAATATGGCCAGGCAGGCGAAGGCTGTTCTGAAGGCTGAGACGCTCGAGGCCGTTGCCGATCGCGGCTACTTCAGCAGCCCGGAGATCCTCGCCTGCCACGAGGCCGGCATCACGGTAACTCTGCCTAAGCCGATGACTTCGGGCGCCAAGTCGGACGGACGCTTCGGTAAGCAGGACTTTGTCTATTTGCCGGAGGAAGACGCCTATCGTTGTCCGGCCGGGGAGCGATTGCCGTATCGCTATACAAACGAAGAAGCCGACAAGATGCTGCGGCGATACTGGACCAGCGCCTGTAAGAATTGCTCGATCAAACCCCAGTGTACGCCCGGGTCAGAGCGACGGATCACGCGATGGGAGCACGAGGATCTGCTCGACGCCGTGCAGCAGCGGCTCGATGCGAACCCGCTCGCTATGCGCCTTCGTCGCGAGACTGTCGAGCACCCGTTCGGCACGATGAAGGCACGCATGGGAGCAACGCACTTCCTGACCAAAACCCTCCCAAAGGTAGCCGCCGAGATGGCCCTCTCGGTTCTGGCCTACAATCTGACCCGAGCAATGAATATCCTCGGGATCAGGCCGCTGATCGCCGCGATCGCGGCCTGA
- a CDS encoding SDR family oxidoreductase, with protein MRILLVGGTGLIGSAIHARLSAEGHECVLVSRHAAAPEARHIALDIARTTNASTWKSLLAGVDAVINAAGALQGQNMQGVHVAGSAALYAACESAGVRRVILFSAIGSNRDALTDFSRTKRDGEAALMARDLDWVVLRPSVVVGRAAYGGSALLRGLASLPVLPVMPDTAAIQPVHLDDVIDTVVFFLQPGAPSRLALDLAGPRRMAFSDAVALFRSWLRWRPAYRLHLPSWAASAAYRAGDVAQMLGWATPVNATAQGEMRRGATGDPEPWRQVTGMRPRDLEVALTREPASVQERWFARLYVLKPLVFGVFGLFWIATGIISLGPGWEIGMSLLREGRLQEQFAALTVIAGALADIVIGLAILYRPLSRYGLWAALIISLTYVVIGTTLVPRLWADPLGPMLKIWPVLMLNLVAMAIREDR; from the coding sequence ATGCGCATCCTTCTCGTTGGGGGTACGGGGCTTATCGGATCGGCAATCCACGCCAGGCTGTCCGCCGAAGGGCATGAATGCGTATTGGTGTCGCGTCATGCGGCGGCACCCGAAGCGCGCCACATCGCCCTCGATATTGCTCGGACCACCAATGCTTCGACATGGAAGAGCCTTCTTGCAGGCGTCGATGCCGTCATCAACGCGGCGGGTGCCCTGCAGGGACAGAACATGCAAGGCGTTCATGTCGCCGGCAGTGCGGCGCTTTATGCGGCCTGCGAAAGCGCGGGCGTCCGCCGTGTGATCCTGTTCTCGGCGATCGGCAGCAATCGCGATGCCCTGACCGATTTTTCCCGCACCAAACGGGACGGCGAAGCCGCCTTGATGGCGAGGGACCTCGATTGGGTCGTGCTGCGGCCTTCCGTCGTGGTGGGCCGGGCCGCCTATGGTGGCAGCGCGCTGTTGCGAGGGCTGGCATCACTACCGGTTCTACCGGTCATGCCGGACACGGCGGCGATCCAACCGGTGCATCTCGACGACGTCATCGACACGGTTGTGTTCTTCCTGCAACCCGGCGCGCCTTCCCGCCTCGCGCTTGATCTGGCCGGTCCGCGGCGGATGGCCTTCAGCGACGCGGTCGCGCTGTTTCGCTCTTGGCTGCGCTGGAGGCCGGCTTACCGCCTGCACCTGCCGTCCTGGGCGGCTTCGGCAGCCTATCGCGCCGGTGACGTTGCGCAGATGCTGGGCTGGGCAACGCCGGTCAACGCGACGGCACAGGGCGAGATGCGGCGCGGCGCGACCGGTGATCCCGAGCCCTGGCGTCAGGTCACCGGCATGAGGCCGCGCGATCTCGAAGTCGCGCTCACACGCGAACCCGCCTCGGTGCAGGAACGCTGGTTTGCACGGCTCTATGTGCTCAAGCCGCTGGTATTCGGCGTCTTCGGCCTGTTCTGGATCGCCACAGGCATCATCTCGCTCGGCCCGGGCTGGGAAATTGGAATGTCGTTGCTCCGGGAAGGCAGGCTGCAAGAACAGTTCGCGGCCCTCACCGTCATCGCCGGCGCACTCGCCGACATCGTCATTGGCCTTGCAATTCTTTACCGGCCTCTGAGCCGCTATGGGCTATGGGCAGCACTGATCATCTCGCTCACCTATGTCGTGATCGGTACGACACTGGTGCCGCGGCTGTGGGCCGATCCGCTCGGACCAATGCTGAAGATCTGGCCGGTGCTGATGCTCAATCTGGTCGCCATGGCGATCCGAGAGGATCGCTGA
- a CDS encoding DUF2269 family protein has product MLYFLVKMVHIIGAAVLLGTGAGIAFFMLVAHLRGDPREIAGVARTVVLADFLFTASAVILQPITGTWLAWSSGYSLGDGWIAASIALYVVTGAFWLPVVWLQMQMRDLAVRAVETDAKLPAEYDRLFRWWFAFGFPAFAAVLAIFWLMITRPAIPYWD; this is encoded by the coding sequence ATGCTCTATTTCCTTGTGAAGATGGTGCACATCATCGGTGCTGCGGTCCTGCTCGGCACCGGTGCCGGCATCGCCTTCTTCATGCTGGTGGCGCATCTACGCGGTGACCCGCGCGAGATCGCGGGGGTCGCGCGGACGGTCGTGCTGGCCGACTTCCTGTTCACGGCGAGCGCCGTGATCCTGCAGCCGATCACTGGCACATGGCTCGCCTGGTCAAGCGGGTATTCCCTTGGCGATGGCTGGATTGCGGCATCCATCGCACTCTATGTGGTGACCGGCGCCTTCTGGCTGCCTGTCGTGTGGCTGCAGATGCAAATGCGCGATCTTGCCGTCCGTGCGGTCGAGACCGACGCCAAGCTGCCCGCCGAGTATGACCGTCTCTTCCGATGGTGGTTCGCCTTCGGATTTCCGGCGTTCGCAGCGGTGCTGGCTATCTTCTGGCTGATGATCACACGCCCAGCTATTCCATACTGGGACTAG
- a CDS encoding septal ring lytic transglycosylase RlpA family protein → MMLFRSSAAICGALLALAVSVTVARSETRGGHSNAVVDVDAVSGNAVVGAASMYNPFKPGKEEGGPRTASGERYDPSAWTAAIKTSLRRKFGGVQFGVRPKYALVEAAGKKVIVKINDVGPLRPGRIIDFNERTMRHFDPSLERGVIKDVRVSPLSGDDWTLGPVG, encoded by the coding sequence ATGATGCTGTTCCGCTCGAGCGCCGCAATTTGCGGCGCCCTGCTTGCGCTTGCCGTTTCTGTTACCGTTGCTCGAAGTGAAACGCGTGGGGGTCACTCAAATGCCGTCGTCGATGTCGATGCCGTCTCTGGGAATGCGGTCGTAGGCGCCGCATCCATGTACAATCCATTCAAACCCGGCAAGGAGGAGGGCGGTCCGCGCACAGCGTCTGGCGAGCGTTATGATCCCTCTGCCTGGACGGCTGCCATCAAGACAAGCTTGCGCCGGAAATTTGGTGGGGTCCAATTTGGTGTGAGGCCGAAATATGCTCTCGTCGAGGCCGCAGGCAAGAAGGTCATCGTCAAGATCAATGACGTCGGACCACTCAGGCCCGGCCGCATCATTGACTTCAACGAGCGCACGATGCGCCATTTCGATCCGAGCCTGGAGCGCGGAGTCATTAAGGACGTGAGGGTCAGCCCGCTTTCAGGGGACGATTGGACACTGGGCCCGGTGGGCTGA
- a CDS encoding LLM class flavin-dependent oxidoreductase, producing the protein MKFGIFYELQLPRPWVAGDELRLYQNALSQMELADRLGYDHAWVVEHHFLEEYSHSPSPESFLAAASQRTQKIRLGHGILQLTTNHPARVAERVAVLDLLSNGRCEFGMGESASITELTPFSRDMESKKEVFEEAVAAIFPMFKDGGSEHHGKYFDIPLRNVVPKPVQKPHPPLWMACSQLPTIERAGRHGFGALGFQFVSAGAAHAWVHAYYNAMTKRLTKLADYEINPNMALVSFFMCAKTDEEARARADGATFFQFALRFYGASQNRQRPAPGTVNMWDEYNKWKRDNPQAQEAALRGGLIGSPETIRRKLKRFQSSHIDQVILLNQAGKNSHEHICESLELFGREVMPEFQNDPAQAAWKQGVMSGEIKLEEIDTQAFTDRYGKLAINVAPVKAAAE; encoded by the coding sequence ATGAAGTTCGGCATCTTCTACGAGCTGCAACTGCCACGGCCTTGGGTGGCCGGCGACGAACTCAGGCTCTACCAGAACGCGCTCTCGCAGATGGAGCTTGCCGATAGGCTGGGCTACGACCACGCCTGGGTGGTCGAGCATCACTTCCTCGAAGAATATTCGCACTCGCCTTCCCCGGAATCGTTCCTCGCCGCTGCCAGCCAGCGCACGCAGAAGATCAGGCTCGGCCACGGCATCCTCCAGCTCACGACAAATCACCCGGCGCGCGTCGCCGAACGCGTCGCGGTGCTCGATCTGCTCAGTAACGGGCGCTGTGAATTCGGCATGGGCGAGAGCGCGTCTATCACCGAGCTCACCCCGTTCAGCCGCGACATGGAGTCCAAGAAGGAGGTGTTCGAGGAGGCCGTAGCCGCGATCTTCCCGATGTTCAAAGATGGCGGCAGCGAGCATCACGGCAAGTATTTCGACATCCCCTTGCGCAACGTCGTGCCGAAGCCGGTGCAGAAGCCGCATCCGCCGCTGTGGATGGCGTGCTCGCAACTGCCGACCATCGAGCGCGCCGGCCGCCACGGCTTTGGCGCGCTCGGCTTCCAGTTCGTCAGTGCCGGCGCCGCGCATGCGTGGGTGCACGCCTATTACAACGCGATGACCAAGCGGCTCACCAAGCTCGCCGACTACGAGATCAATCCGAACATGGCGCTGGTCTCGTTCTTCATGTGCGCCAAGACCGACGAAGAGGCGCGTGCCCGCGCCGACGGCGCCACCTTCTTCCAGTTCGCGCTGCGCTTCTACGGCGCCTCGCAGAACCGCCAGCGGCCTGCGCCCGGCACCGTCAACATGTGGGACGAGTACAACAAGTGGAAGCGCGATAATCCGCAAGCGCAGGAGGCGGCCTTGCGCGGCGGCCTGATCGGCTCGCCCGAGACCATCCGCAGGAAGCTGAAGCGCTTCCAGTCTTCGCATATCGACCAAGTCATCCTGCTCAACCAGGCCGGCAAGAACAGCCACGAGCACATCTGCGAATCGCTCGAGCTGTTCGGCCGCGAGGTGATGCCGGAGTTCCAGAACGATCCGGCCCAGGCGGCGTGGAAACAGGGTGTGATGAGCGGCGAGATCAAGCTGGAAGAGATCGACACCCAGGCTTTTACGGATCGCTACGGCAAGCTCGCGATCAACGTCGCCCCGGTGAAGGCGGCCGCGGAATAG
- the napE gene encoding periplasmic nitrate reductase, NapE protein — protein sequence MSAPDDTTDRVRRKRMEIFAFLFLTAVVMPVLAVGTVGSYGLGVWIYQMFAGPPGPPPSPH from the coding sequence ATGTCGGCCCCTGACGACACGACAGATCGCGTGCGCCGTAAGCGCATGGAGATTTTCGCCTTCCTGTTCCTGACCGCGGTCGTGATGCCCGTCCTCGCGGTTGGGACCGTCGGCTCTTACGGCCTCGGCGTCTGGATCTACCAGATGTTCGCCGGCCCTCCCGGCCCGCCACCCTCCCCGCATTGA
- a CDS encoding chaperone NapD: MAQASLNKASFNKATLNRRALITGRVLSNERIIPPPGCEIASILVQARPERLAEVEAEITALAGCEIHGRDARGKLVVVTEAPDAGSLGTLLNTIQSLRDVYSAALVFHAIETA, from the coding sequence ATGGCCCAAGCCTCACTGAACAAAGCCTCATTCAACAAGGCCACACTCAACCGCCGTGCCCTAATCACCGGCCGGGTGCTCAGCAATGAACGCATCATCCCGCCGCCGGGATGCGAGATCGCCAGCATCCTGGTGCAGGCGCGGCCCGAGCGGCTCGCTGAGGTCGAAGCCGAGATCACCGCGCTGGCCGGCTGCGAGATCCATGGCCGCGACGCGCGCGGCAAACTCGTCGTCGTGACCGAAGCGCCTGATGCCGGCAGCCTCGGCACCCTGCTCAACACCATCCAGTCGCTGCGAGACGTCTATTCCGCGGCGCTGGTCTTTCACGCCATCGAAACCGCCTGA